One genomic window of Sphingopyxis sp. OPL5 includes the following:
- a CDS encoding rhodanese-like domain-containing protein, with the protein MRKALLLAAILAASPALAQTNPLIDYPGFQALTAEVGPQRAERLLPFAAFKAEAAKSEVLLLDARSKDAFARGHIAGAVNLPFTDFTADSLAAVVGANPDRPILIYCNNNFSNNRAPVPTKARPLALNIQTFINLVGYGYANVWELGDVVDFDDPAVGWVKG; encoded by the coding sequence ATGCGCAAGGCCCTGCTGCTCGCCGCCATTCTCGCCGCGTCCCCCGCGCTGGCGCAGACCAATCCGCTGATCGACTATCCCGGCTTCCAGGCGCTCACCGCCGAAGTCGGGCCGCAGCGCGCCGAACGCCTGCTCCCCTTCGCCGCATTCAAGGCCGAGGCCGCGAAGTCCGAAGTCCTGCTCCTCGATGCCCGCTCGAAGGATGCCTTCGCGCGCGGCCATATCGCGGGCGCGGTCAACCTGCCCTTCACCGATTTCACCGCCGACAGCCTCGCGGCGGTCGTCGGCGCCAATCCGGACCGCCCCATCCTCATCTATTGCAACAATAATTTCTCGAACAACCGCGCCCCGGTGCCGACCAAGGCGCGCCCGCTGGCGCTCAACATCCAGACCTTCATCAACCTCGTCGGCTATGGCTATGCCAATGTCTGGGAACTCGGCGACGTCGTCGACTTCGACGATCCCGCGGTCGGCTGGGTGAAGGGCTAG